The following nucleotide sequence is from Cercospora beticola chromosome 2, complete sequence.
TCATTGGCTGTGGGGCCAAGACATGAATGTCAGGGACGAGCTTTCGCTGGATCGGATCTTTGTGGAACGTCTTTCTTATTTCTTGGTCGCCGAAGGCAGAGAGGAATTCCTTTGGAAATGGCTGCTCCACGAATTGGCGACCACGAAGCGCCGCGTGAATAAGCCCGGACGCCACCTTTGGGTACCTGGAATCATGAACGCCCAGCGTGAGTTTTTTGATTCCGTTGTTCCGCCTCTGAGAACTCTGCACAGAGCATTAGAAGATTTCTCGGGCAGGCGTTTGTGGCCTATGACTTTTGCTGCAGCCGTGGCTGGTCAAATTATGATTACAAGCAACAATGTACCACCCTACGACCCCGCTCTGTTTACTGTGGTGCTGCGTGCCAACGAGGCTGGCAAGAAAGGTCCAGTCCTTAGATACACTCAAGCGGCTGCGATGCTCTTCCACCCGACACAGCCGAATGCCAGGTTTTTCTTGAATGAGACATCTGAGTACCTGAAGCTCGGCATCAACACGGCTCGAGACGCTGCACAGAATGCATTCGCAGCACATGTCCTTCGTGCTGCATATATATTTCGACTCCAGAACAACGCCAAAGATGCAGCCTGGCTAGAAGCCATTGTGAAAACAAGGTTTCCCGTTGTCTGGGCCGCCCGGGAGAAGAAAAGGTTGACGGAGCTGGAGACTGACCCTAAGCTGGAAGTATTGCGGCGTCAATACACAGGCCAGGCACCGCCGACTTTTGATCCTTGGAGTTGAATGACGAAATGTTCGATTCACGATCCGCTTCCATCTGTCTGCCTTGTCGAATGTCGACTGGAGCACCGTGTCCTCGGAGAGAATCCTTCACATTCACTCGACTTCCTCAACGAGTAGCACGAACTGTACCGGACCGCCTGAAGAACTATGTGGCCGAGCACGGAGATGGTGCTCCGTGCTAGTGGACAACGACGAAAACGCTTACCTACTGGTAACGTGGGAATGGATATCTGGTACTGTCCAATGAATAGGTCGTCACATGCAGCTGTCCAACTAGACGCGCCTGCGAAGTTTGGCCTTAGCTGGGCGAGGTCTCTCTACCTCGCATCCATATCCTTCCTGTGCCACCTACGCCCAAACAACAGACGTGCGGCTGTCGATGCGCACAATACACCGAGCACAAGCGATCACACAAGTCACTCGGGCACCATTATGTTCTCATTTGAGCCTTCGCCGTAGTGACATTGCTTTGAATGCTCATTCCTGCAATGCCGTTGCTGAATTTTGGGGAGGTATGTGATCGACGCATATTCTCGCATGACTATCGAATCTGCAAG
It contains:
- a CDS encoding uncharacterized protein (antiSMASH:Cluster_14), with the translated sequence MRVEFPSRRKAGDSSFEYAFQRREKEERETAALPLILPDQFALLSKQGQATPEHARSCVYHLKNDLQIKPLSQRGSDSEAGHVGGRVLHWLWGQDMNVRDELSLDRIFVERLSYFLVAEGREEFLWKWLLHELATTKRRVNKPGRHLWVPGIMNAQREFFDSVVPPLRTLHRALEDFSGRRLWPMTFAAAVAGQIMITSNNVPPYDPALFTVVLRANEAGKKGPVLRYTQAAAMLFHPTQPNARFFLNETSEYLKLGINTARDAAQNAFAAHVLRAAYIFRLQNNAKDAAWLEAIVKTRFPVVWAAREKKRLTELETDPKLEVLRRQYTGQAPPTFDPWS